In the Variovorax sp. S12S4 genome, one interval contains:
- a CDS encoding DUF6587 family protein: MAQQLIVGLIVAAAAFYAVWRWMPAGWRRSAARKLAAGTHRAGLVDQERADQLAASLAKTSGCGSCDSCSSCGPKATDRKNAEEAGPGPLSTHSR, translated from the coding sequence ATGGCACAGCAACTGATCGTCGGTTTGATCGTCGCCGCTGCCGCGTTCTACGCGGTGTGGCGCTGGATGCCCGCGGGCTGGAGGCGCAGCGCTGCCCGCAAGCTCGCGGCCGGTACGCACCGCGCAGGCCTTGTCGATCAGGAACGCGCCGACCAGTTGGCGGCTTCGCTCGCCAAGACCTCGGGCTGCGGCTCTTGCGACAGCTGCAGCAGTTGCGGCCCCAAGGCCACCGACAGGAAAAACGCCGAAGAAGCCGGCCCCGGCCCGCTGTCCACGCACAGCCGCTGA